Proteins found in one Siniperca chuatsi isolate FFG_IHB_CAS linkage group LG22, ASM2008510v1, whole genome shotgun sequence genomic segment:
- the LOC122870247 gene encoding uncharacterized protein LOC122870247 isoform X2 — MVETSLLLLLFVTSPLCCTTNQASLTVSPSSSQLFEGEFVSLSCEEDDSSAGWTLRRNTTEGRMSQCGDRWGRSAGSSCKISLTRSWDSGVYWCESTEGATSNTINITVTAAFYKDGTSISTEPSGHMTIHHVSKSDEGLYKCHISRHGESPPSWLSVTGTPTTTALPSASAAPPTASAPLQLVFRWVCHLVVFCPYCISTVLMVSLYRHRPTAGNDLPVSMVMTPPTQAEAGLDDYDDVVTAVTTEHHF, encoded by the exons ATGGTGGAAACAtctctgctgttgctgctct TTGTGACCTCACCGCTCTGCTGCACAACAAACCAAG CATCTCTGACTGTGAGTCCCAGCAGCTCTCAGCTGTTTGAAGGAGAATTTGTCTCTCTGAGCTGTGAGGAGGACGACAGCTCTGCTGGATGGACGCTGAGGAGGAACACAACTGAAGGACGGATGTCTCAGTGTGGAGATCGCTGGGGAAGATCAGCTGGTTCTTCTTGTAAGATCAGTCTGACACGCTCATGGGACAGTGGAGTTTACTGGTGTGAGTCCACAGAGGGAGCAACCAGTAACACCATCAACATCACTGTCACTG CTGCTTTCTATAAAGATGGCACCTCCATCAGCACTGAGCCTTCAGGTCACATGACCATCCACCATGTTTCCAAGTCTGATGAAGGCCTCTACAAGTGTCACATCAGCCGTCATGGAGAGTCTCCACCCAGCTGGCTGTCTGTCACAG GTACACCTACAACCACAGCCCTGCCCTCTGCCTCTGCAGCCCCGCCCACTGCCTCAGCCCCACTCCAGCTTGTGTTCAGATGGGTCTGCCACTTAGTGGTGTTCTGTCCCTACTGCATCTCCACTGTCCTCATGGTGTCTTTATATCGACACAGGCCCACAG CAGGAAATGACCTGCCCGTCTCCATGGTGATGACCCCGCCCACCCAGGCTGAGGCCGGATTGGATGACTATGATGATGTCGTCACAGCTGTCACCACAGAGCATCACTTCTGA
- the LOC122870143 gene encoding sodium/hydrogen exchanger 9B2 isoform X2, translating into MMDEEATKRYCQMSDNGQKQKQAEQGSKVGQEEKEITVLPRRKTDELDDTAGMKMAVSGPSSGCSSCISLKDRCPRPRGLINLLITKVCLFALLFGVIWSITGSECLPGGNLFGIIILFICSVLGGKLVGMIQLPTLPPFPPLLGMLLAGLVLRNVPYITDAVFINTHWSTALRNIALSIILTRAGLGLDPSALSRLKGVCVRVAVGPCVVEASIVTVVSHFLLGLPWVWGFILGFVLAAVSPAVVVPSMLLLQREGYGVEKGIPTLLMAAGSFDDILAITGFSTCLGIAFSTGSTWMNILKGLLEVVGGVIAGLILGLFLSCFPSKDQEDLVLRRTLLLLGLSIFSVFFSHVIGFAGAGGLCTLVLAFLAALGWKTDKAPVAAMVGQSWDVFQPLLFGLIGAEITIATLNPSTVGLGLACISIGLVIRLLVTFLLVHFGGFNLKEKLFIAVAWLPKATVQAAIGSKALDMAREEGDETLIKFGLDVLTLAVLAILITAPIGALGIGLAGPRLLARQVKADETDGGARTGQEKDKVIVSVM; encoded by the exons atgaAGATGGCAGTGTCAGGCCCATCCTCCGGCTGTTCGTCTTGCATCAGTCTGAAGGACAGATGTCCTCGGCCACGGGGACTCATCAACCTGCTCATCACTAAAG tgtgtctgtttgctctGCTGTTTGGAGTCATCTGGTCCATCACAGGAAGTGAGTGTTTACCTGGAGGGAACCTGTTTGGCATCATCATCCTCTTCATCTGCTCCGTGCTGGGAGGGAAGCTGGTGGGAATGATCCAACTGCCCACCCTGCCCCCCTTCCCTCCACTACTTG gtatgcTGCTCGCAGGTCTGGTGTTACGTAATGTTCCCTACATAACAGACGCTGTCTTCATCAACACTCACTGGTCTACAGCTCTGAGGAACATCGCcctgtcaatcatcctgacCAGAGCTGGGCTTGGCCTCGACCCCTct gcATTGAGTCGCctgaagggtgtgtgtgtgcgtgttgcgGTCGGTCCATGCGTGGTGGAGGCCTCCATCGTCACTGTGGTTTCTCACTTCCTGCTGGGTCTGCCCTGGGTCTGGGGCTTCATACTggg tTTTGTCCTGGCTGCAGTGTCTCCAGCTGTTGTGGTTCCTTCAATGTTGCTCCTGCAGAGAGAAGGATACGGAGTAGAGAAG GGAATTCCCACCCTACTGATGGCTGCTGGAAGTTTTGATGATATTCTGGCCATAACAGGGTTCTCTACCTGCCTGGGAATCGCCTTCTCTACAG GTTCTACATGGATGAACATACTTAAGGGTCTGCTGGAGGTGGTGGGAGGGGTCATAGCTGGGCTGATCCTGGGTCTGTTCTTGTCCTGCTTCCCCAGCAAAGACCAA GAGGACCTGGTGTTAAGGAGGACTCTCTTATTGTTGGGTCTGTCCATATTTTCAGTCTTCTTCAGTCATGTTATTGGTTTTGCTGGAGCCGGTGGTCTCTGTACGCTAGTGCTGGCCTTTCTGGCTGCTCTGGGCTGGAAGACCGACAAG GCCCCGGTGGCAGCCATGGTGGGCCAGTCATGGGATGTCTTCCAGCCGCTCCTCTTTGGTCTGATTGGAGCAGAGATTACCATAGCAACCCTCAATCCGAGCACCGTGG gtctgGGTCTGGCCTGTATCAGTATCGGTCTGGTGATCCGCCTACTCGTCACCTTCCTGCTGGTTCATTTTGGAGGATTCAACCTGAAGGAGAAACTCTTCATCGCTGTGGCCTGGCTGCCTAAAGCCACCGTacag gctgCTATTGGCTCCAAGGCATTGGACATGGcgagggaggagggggatgaGACCTTAATAAAGTTTGGTTTGGatgtgctaacgttagccgtgTTAGCCATCCTGATCACAGCTCCCATCGGAGCGCTGGGTATTGGACTAGCAGGACCACGTCTCCTGGCCcggcaggtcaaag CAGATGAGACAGACGGCGGAGCCAGGACTGgtcaagaaaaagacaaagttaTTGTGTCTGTGATGTGA
- the LOC122870247 gene encoding Fc receptor-like protein 5 isoform X1, whose translation MVETSLLLLLFVTSPLCCTTNQASLTVSPSSSQLFEGEFVSLSCEEDDSSAGWTLRRNTTEGRMSQCGDRWGRSAGSSCKISLTRSWDSGVYWCESTEGATSNTINITVTGGSVILQSPVLPVMEGHNVTLHCKPKTPPSNLTAAFYKDGTSISTEPSGHMTIHHVSKSDEGLYKCHISRHGESPPSWLSVTGTPTTTALPSASAAPPTASAPLQLVFRWVCHLVVFCPYCISTVLMVSLYRHRPTAGNDLPVSMVMTPPTQAEAGLDDYDDVVTAVTTEHHF comes from the exons ATGGTGGAAACAtctctgctgttgctgctct TTGTGACCTCACCGCTCTGCTGCACAACAAACCAAG CATCTCTGACTGTGAGTCCCAGCAGCTCTCAGCTGTTTGAAGGAGAATTTGTCTCTCTGAGCTGTGAGGAGGACGACAGCTCTGCTGGATGGACGCTGAGGAGGAACACAACTGAAGGACGGATGTCTCAGTGTGGAGATCGCTGGGGAAGATCAGCTGGTTCTTCTTGTAAGATCAGTCTGACACGCTCATGGGACAGTGGAGTTTACTGGTGTGAGTCCACAGAGGGAGCAACCAGTAACACCATCAACATCACTGTCACTG GTGGATCAGTGATCCTGCAGAGTCCTGTCCTCCCTGTGATGGAGGGACATAATGTCACTCTGCACTGTAAACCAAAGACCCCTCCCTCCAACCTCACAGCTGCTTTCTATAAAGATGGCACCTCCATCAGCACTGAGCCTTCAGGTCACATGACCATCCACCATGTTTCCAAGTCTGATGAAGGCCTCTACAAGTGTCACATCAGCCGTCATGGAGAGTCTCCACCCAGCTGGCTGTCTGTCACAG GTACACCTACAACCACAGCCCTGCCCTCTGCCTCTGCAGCCCCGCCCACTGCCTCAGCCCCACTCCAGCTTGTGTTCAGATGGGTCTGCCACTTAGTGGTGTTCTGTCCCTACTGCATCTCCACTGTCCTCATGGTGTCTTTATATCGACACAGGCCCACAG CAGGAAATGACCTGCCCGTCTCCATGGTGATGACCCCGCCCACCCAGGCTGAGGCCGGATTGGATGACTATGATGATGTCGTCACAGCTGTCACCACAGAGCATCACTTCTGA
- the LOC122870160 gene encoding Fc receptor-like protein 5 isoform X1, with product MKATQLFLLLLSVCPTSAHIHASVMVTPRWSQYFEYNSVSVSCEDFSSGEWTVWRYTTESLKLSQCGSGWGFLNSSTCEMNTVKLADSGVYWCESEHRDSSNAVNITVTRKTVILQSPVLPVMEGHDVTLHCKTGTSPSNLPAAFYKDDSLISQETTGHTIHSFSKSDEGAYKCHIRDQGESPASWLLMKDHPDPASLTVLSDSSQLFEYENLSLSCGDNSSFHKWKVIRSTTSVGKLSSCGDQWGTPTHFGCVIQTAKQPDSAIYWCESPTRQRSNSVKISVYDKPVILQSPVLPVMEGHDVTLHCKTKTPPSDLTAAFYKDGTLISTEPTGHMTIHHVSKSDEGLYKCHISRHGESPPSWLFVRDSNGTAPSPADPPLWSVLRVIRLLVVVSPYCISTVLMVSLCLQRPTGRNLPVSMTTSPPNENDEGLDRLHDDVTADVTTEHHF from the exons ATGAAGGCGACTCAGCTTTTCCTCT TGTTGTTGAGCGTCTGCCCGACATCTGCCCACATTCATG CCTCTGTGATGGTCACTCCCAGATGGTCTCAGTATTTTGAGTATAATAGCGTCTCTGTGAGCTGTGAGGACTTCAGCTCTGGTGAATGGACAGTGTGGAGATACACAACAGAAAG TTTGAAGCTGTCCCAGTGTGGATCCGGCTGGGGGTTCCTGAATTCCTCTACCTGCGAAATGAATACAGTCAAACTGGCCGACAGTGGAGTGTACTGGTGTGAATCTGaacacagagacagcagcaACGCAGTCAACATCACTGTTACTC GTAAAACAGTGATCCTGCAGAGTCCTGTCCTCCCTGTGATGGAGGGACATGATGTCACTCTGCACTGTAAAACAGGGACCTCTCCCTCCAACCTCCCAGCTGCTTTCTATAAAGATGACTCCTTAATCAGTCAAGAGACTACAGGTCACACCATCCACAGTTTTTCCAAGTCTGACGAAGGTGCCTACAAATGTCACATCAGGGATCAAGGAGAGTCTCCAGCCAGCTGGCTGCTGATGAAAG ATCATCCTGACCCAGCCTCTCTCACAGTGTTAAGCGACTCATCCCAGCTGTTTGAGTACGAGAATCTGTCTCTGAGCTGTGGTGACAACAGCAGCTTTCATAAATGGAAGGTCATCAGGTCCACAACCTCTGTTGGCAAGTTGTCCAGCTGTGGAGATCAATGGGGGACTCCTACCCACTTCGGATGCGTCATCCAAACAGCCAAGCAGCCTGACAGTGCTATTTACTGGTGTGAGTCTCCTACAAGGCAGCGGAGCAACTCTGTCAAAATCTCTGTATATG ATAAACCAGTGATCCTGCAGAGTCCTGTCCTCCCTGTGATGGAGGGACATGATGTCACTCTGCACTGTAAAACAAAGACCCCTCCCTCCGACCTCACAGCTGCTTTCTATAAAGATGGCACCCTCATCAGCACTGAGCCTACAGGTCACATGACCATCCACCATGTTTCCAAGTCTGATGAAGGCCTCTACAAGTGTCACATCAGCCGTCATGGAGAGTCTCCACCCAGCTGGCTGTTTGTCAGAG aTTCCAATGGTACAGCACCATCCCCTGCAGATCCACCCCTGTGGTCTGTGCTGAGAGTTATTCGCCTCCTGGTGGTGGTCTCTCCGTACTGCATCTCCACTGTTCTCATGGTGTCTTTATGTCTACAAAGGCCCACAG GAAGGAACCTGCCTGTTTCCATGACGACGTCTCCACCCAATGAGAATGATGAAGGATTGGACCGACTGCatgatgatgtcactgctgATGTCACCACCGAGCATCATTTCTAA
- the LOC122870160 gene encoding Fc receptor-like protein 5 isoform X2, producing the protein MKATQLFLSSVMVTPRWSQYFEYNSVSVSCEDFSSGEWTVWRYTTESLKLSQCGSGWGFLNSSTCEMNTVKLADSGVYWCESEHRDSSNAVNITVTRKTVILQSPVLPVMEGHDVTLHCKTGTSPSNLPAAFYKDDSLISQETTGHTIHSFSKSDEGAYKCHIRDQGESPASWLLMKDHPDPASLTVLSDSSQLFEYENLSLSCGDNSSFHKWKVIRSTTSVGKLSSCGDQWGTPTHFGCVIQTAKQPDSAIYWCESPTRQRSNSVKISVYDKPVILQSPVLPVMEGHDVTLHCKTKTPPSDLTAAFYKDGTLISTEPTGHMTIHHVSKSDEGLYKCHISRHGESPPSWLFVRDSNGTAPSPADPPLWSVLRVIRLLVVVSPYCISTVLMVSLCLQRPTGRNLPVSMTTSPPNENDEGLDRLHDDVTADVTTEHHF; encoded by the exons ATGAAGGCGACTCAGCTTTTCCTCT CCTCTGTGATGGTCACTCCCAGATGGTCTCAGTATTTTGAGTATAATAGCGTCTCTGTGAGCTGTGAGGACTTCAGCTCTGGTGAATGGACAGTGTGGAGATACACAACAGAAAG TTTGAAGCTGTCCCAGTGTGGATCCGGCTGGGGGTTCCTGAATTCCTCTACCTGCGAAATGAATACAGTCAAACTGGCCGACAGTGGAGTGTACTGGTGTGAATCTGaacacagagacagcagcaACGCAGTCAACATCACTGTTACTC GTAAAACAGTGATCCTGCAGAGTCCTGTCCTCCCTGTGATGGAGGGACATGATGTCACTCTGCACTGTAAAACAGGGACCTCTCCCTCCAACCTCCCAGCTGCTTTCTATAAAGATGACTCCTTAATCAGTCAAGAGACTACAGGTCACACCATCCACAGTTTTTCCAAGTCTGACGAAGGTGCCTACAAATGTCACATCAGGGATCAAGGAGAGTCTCCAGCCAGCTGGCTGCTGATGAAAG ATCATCCTGACCCAGCCTCTCTCACAGTGTTAAGCGACTCATCCCAGCTGTTTGAGTACGAGAATCTGTCTCTGAGCTGTGGTGACAACAGCAGCTTTCATAAATGGAAGGTCATCAGGTCCACAACCTCTGTTGGCAAGTTGTCCAGCTGTGGAGATCAATGGGGGACTCCTACCCACTTCGGATGCGTCATCCAAACAGCCAAGCAGCCTGACAGTGCTATTTACTGGTGTGAGTCTCCTACAAGGCAGCGGAGCAACTCTGTCAAAATCTCTGTATATG ATAAACCAGTGATCCTGCAGAGTCCTGTCCTCCCTGTGATGGAGGGACATGATGTCACTCTGCACTGTAAAACAAAGACCCCTCCCTCCGACCTCACAGCTGCTTTCTATAAAGATGGCACCCTCATCAGCACTGAGCCTACAGGTCACATGACCATCCACCATGTTTCCAAGTCTGATGAAGGCCTCTACAAGTGTCACATCAGCCGTCATGGAGAGTCTCCACCCAGCTGGCTGTTTGTCAGAG aTTCCAATGGTACAGCACCATCCCCTGCAGATCCACCCCTGTGGTCTGTGCTGAGAGTTATTCGCCTCCTGGTGGTGGTCTCTCCGTACTGCATCTCCACTGTTCTCATGGTGTCTTTATGTCTACAAAGGCCCACAG GAAGGAACCTGCCTGTTTCCATGACGACGTCTCCACCCAATGAGAATGATGAAGGATTGGACCGACTGCatgatgatgtcactgctgATGTCACCACCGAGCATCATTTCTAA